Proteins encoded together in one Neobacillus sp. FSL H8-0543 window:
- the parC gene encoding DNA topoisomerase IV subunit A, with protein MSKNEVFRDLPLEDVLGDRFGRYSKYIIQERALPDARDGLKPVQRRILYAMHVEGNTFEKGFRKSAKTVGNVIGNYHPHGDSSVYEAMVRLSQDWKLRNVLVQMHGNNGSVDGDPPAAMRYTEARLSAISAELLRDIEKNTVEFIPNFDDTSNEPTVLPAMFPNLLVNGSTGISAGYATDIPPHHLGEVIDGVIMRMDNPNVTVDELMTVIKGPDFPTGAIIQGIDGIKKAYETGKGKIIIRSKAEIEDVRGGKQQIVITEIPYELNKANLVKRIDEFRLDRKLEGISEIRDETDRTGLRIVIDLKKDADANGVLNYLYKNSDLQVAYNFNMVAISNKRPKLLGLRELLDAYIEHQKEVVTKRTQYELNKAKERQHIVDGLMKALSILDEVIAAIRASKDKRNAKDNLIAKFNFTEPQAEAIVSLQLYRLTNTDITALRNEAEELDKKITEWTAILESEKKLHSVIKKELKDVKKRFADERRSKIEADIEEIKINLEVLIASEDVIVTVTKEGYVKRTSPRSFAASNGQDLAMKDSDRLLSQLEMNTQDVLLLFTSKGNYLYCPVHELPDIRWKDLGQHVANIIPIERDEVIIRAVPVKDFEIDAYLVFVTKNGMVKKTELKQYKAQRYSKPLVGVNLKDDDRVIDVHQTDGTKELFLITHTGYALWFHEEEISIVGIRAAGVKGINLKDGDTVIGGKVITPASRESIVIVTQRGSLKRMKLKEFEKTTRAKRGVVILRELKANPHRVIGFVVVDEQDSIVIQTEKGKTETVLTADIRFNDRYSNGSFIIDEADNGKITTIWKIKAPKSAE; from the coding sequence ATGAGCAAAAATGAAGTATTCCGCGACCTGCCTCTAGAAGATGTACTCGGCGACCGTTTTGGAAGATATAGTAAGTATATTATTCAAGAGCGTGCCCTGCCAGATGCAAGGGATGGCTTAAAGCCAGTACAGCGAAGGATTTTATATGCGATGCATGTGGAAGGTAACACCTTTGAAAAAGGCTTCCGTAAGTCTGCTAAAACCGTTGGTAATGTCATCGGTAACTATCATCCGCATGGTGATTCATCGGTATATGAAGCAATGGTCCGATTGAGCCAGGACTGGAAACTACGAAATGTCCTCGTTCAAATGCATGGTAATAACGGAAGTGTTGATGGTGATCCACCTGCTGCGATGCGTTATACCGAAGCACGTTTATCTGCCATTTCTGCAGAATTGTTGCGTGATATAGAGAAAAACACAGTAGAGTTTATTCCGAATTTCGATGATACTTCGAATGAACCAACGGTATTGCCTGCTATGTTCCCGAACCTTTTAGTAAACGGTTCAACAGGTATCTCTGCTGGCTACGCCACCGATATCCCGCCACATCATCTTGGAGAGGTCATTGATGGCGTGATTATGAGAATGGACAACCCAAATGTGACGGTTGATGAATTAATGACTGTTATTAAAGGACCAGATTTCCCTACTGGTGCCATTATTCAAGGAATAGATGGGATAAAAAAAGCCTATGAAACTGGTAAAGGCAAAATCATTATTCGCAGTAAAGCTGAAATAGAAGATGTTCGCGGAGGCAAACAGCAGATTGTGATAACCGAAATCCCTTATGAGCTTAATAAAGCGAATCTTGTTAAAAGAATTGATGAGTTTCGCCTTGACCGTAAATTAGAGGGAATATCAGAAATTCGCGATGAAACAGATCGAACGGGACTTCGTATCGTAATTGACTTAAAAAAAGATGCAGATGCTAATGGTGTCTTAAATTATTTGTATAAAAACAGCGATTTGCAAGTAGCTTACAATTTTAATATGGTAGCCATTTCTAATAAACGGCCAAAATTATTAGGCTTACGTGAATTGCTTGATGCCTATATTGAGCATCAAAAGGAAGTTGTTACAAAGAGAACACAATACGAGTTAAACAAGGCAAAAGAGCGTCAGCATATTGTCGATGGACTAATGAAGGCCTTATCGATACTTGATGAAGTGATTGCAGCCATCCGTGCATCGAAGGATAAACGCAACGCAAAGGATAATTTAATTGCTAAATTTAATTTTACCGAACCGCAAGCTGAAGCCATTGTATCTTTACAGCTTTATCGCTTAACGAATACGGACATTACTGCTTTAAGAAACGAGGCAGAAGAGCTTGATAAAAAAATTACGGAGTGGACAGCCATCTTAGAAAGTGAGAAAAAACTTCATTCCGTTATTAAAAAAGAATTAAAAGATGTGAAGAAACGTTTTGCAGATGAACGCCGTTCAAAAATTGAAGCAGATATTGAGGAGATAAAAATCAATCTTGAAGTGCTTATTGCCAGTGAGGACGTCATTGTAACAGTAACGAAGGAAGGCTATGTCAAACGGACAAGTCCGCGTTCTTTTGCTGCTTCCAATGGACAAGACCTTGCGATGAAGGATTCGGATCGTCTCTTGTCTCAACTCGAAATGAATACGCAGGATGTCTTGTTACTTTTTACAAGTAAGGGTAATTATTTATACTGTCCTGTACATGAACTACCTGATATTCGTTGGAAGGACCTTGGACAGCATGTTGCCAATATCATTCCAATCGAGCGCGATGAAGTAATTATTCGTGCCGTTCCAGTCAAAGATTTTGAAATCGATGCGTACCTAGTCTTTGTAACGAAAAATGGTATGGTAAAGAAAACAGAGCTCAAACAATATAAAGCCCAACGCTATTCGAAGCCATTAGTGGGTGTAAATCTAAAGGATGATGATCGTGTCATTGATGTTCATCAAACAGATGGCACGAAGGAACTGTTCTTAATCACTCATACTGGTTACGCCTTATGGTTCCACGAAGAAGAAATTAGTATTGTCGGAATCCGTGCAGCTGGCGTGAAAGGGATTAACCTTAAGGATGGGGATACCGTCATTGGCGGGAAAGTTATCACCCCTGCTAGCCGTGAATCGATTGTTATCGTCACCCAACGCGGTTCACTAAAACGGATGAAACTTAAAGAATTTGAGAAGACCACACGCGCAAAACGTGGTGTTGTCATTCTCAGAGAACTTAAGGCAAATCCACACCGCGTGATTGGCTTTGTTGTGGTCGATGAACAAGATTCTATTGTTATTCAAACCGAAAAGGGAAAAACCGAAACGGTATTAACCGCAGATATCCGTTTTAATGATCGTTATTCAAACGGTTCATTCATCATTGATGAAGCGGATAACGGAAAAATAACAACTATCTGGAAGATAAAAGCACCAAAATCTGCAGAATAA
- a CDS encoding MarR family transcriptional regulator, with amino-acid sequence MADLDSPTAQKLLNTFMQFKKTDWHDKKIAGYNPSEFKVLAVIKQGCNEKKRDMKVSEISRKLHVTPPTVTQIINILEKDGLVERSIDQDDRRAVRINITAKGEKVTSQAKNEFTENFLGLIDYLGDKESEQLAELLSKVIEYYLSHK; translated from the coding sequence ATGGCTGACTTAGATAGTCCAACAGCTCAAAAACTTTTAAACACATTCATGCAATTTAAAAAAACAGACTGGCATGATAAAAAAATCGCAGGCTATAATCCGAGTGAATTCAAGGTTTTAGCAGTAATTAAACAAGGCTGCAATGAAAAGAAGCGAGATATGAAGGTGTCAGAAATAAGTCGGAAATTACATGTCACTCCACCTACCGTGACACAAATCATTAATATCCTTGAAAAGGATGGGTTGGTTGAACGTTCGATTGATCAAGATGATCGGCGCGCAGTAAGGATTAATATTACTGCGAAAGGAGAAAAGGTTACTAGTCAAGCTAAAAATGAGTTTACTGAAAATTTTCTGGGATTAATAGATTATTTGGGTGATAAAGAAAGTGAACAGCTAGCTGAATTACTATCGAAAGTCATAGAGTACTACTTATCTCACAAATAA
- a CDS encoding ABC transporter ATP-binding protein — protein sequence MIKLSRFIKPFSLSVIIVLILVFLQSLSDLYLPTLMADIVDKGVVTGNTDYIWKIGGFMLLVAAVGMICSIAASFYSAKIAAGFGRLLRSKIFSHVSDFSLNEFDAIGTSSLITRTTNDITQVQQVLIMILRMMIMAPMLCIGGIIMAASMDLKLTLVLAVALPVLILAIALIVKSGLPLFKAMQIKLDTLNRVLRENLTGIRVIRSFNKIEHEKKRFDKANYDLTDTAIKVNKIMASLMPLMMIVLNLTSVAIIWFGGIRISNGHMQVGDLMAFIQYAMQIMFSLMMVSMMFVMIPRASVSAVRINEVLDMMADIKDPVQEVSGNGRKGLVKFQNVDFSYPGAEIPALSNISFTMKPGEMTAVIGGTGSGKSTLINLIPRFYDTSSGKVLIDGVDVKDMNQKLVREKIGFVPQQAVLFTGTIAENIRYGKEDATDDEVRHAAEISQAADFINSMTDGYESIIAQGGTNVSGGQKQRLSIARALVRKPKIYIFDDSFSALDFKTDAKLRAALKNETVDSTVLIVAQRVSTVMNADQIIVLDNGVISEIGTHKDLMKSSSVYREIVMSQMSEEESA from the coding sequence TTGATTAAATTGAGCAGGTTTATAAAACCGTTTAGCCTTTCCGTTATTATCGTCCTCATACTTGTTTTTCTACAGTCACTATCTGACCTTTACCTGCCGACATTAATGGCAGATATTGTAGATAAAGGGGTTGTAACGGGTAATACAGATTATATTTGGAAAATTGGAGGGTTTATGCTCCTAGTAGCAGCTGTAGGAATGATTTGTTCGATAGCAGCAAGCTTCTATTCTGCAAAAATTGCCGCTGGCTTTGGCAGATTGCTTCGCAGCAAGATATTTTCACATGTTAGTGATTTTTCACTTAATGAATTCGATGCTATTGGGACTTCCTCGCTTATTACAAGAACAACAAACGATATCACACAAGTCCAGCAGGTATTAATAATGATCTTAAGAATGATGATCATGGCACCAATGCTTTGTATTGGCGGTATTATCATGGCTGCCTCAATGGATTTGAAGTTAACACTTGTTTTAGCTGTAGCTTTACCAGTCTTAATTCTAGCTATTGCGCTAATTGTTAAAAGTGGACTTCCACTGTTTAAAGCAATGCAAATCAAGCTTGATACACTAAATCGAGTTTTACGGGAGAATTTAACAGGTATACGAGTAATCCGCTCATTTAACAAGATTGAACATGAGAAAAAGCGCTTTGATAAAGCGAACTACGATTTAACAGATACAGCCATAAAAGTAAACAAAATTATGGCTTCGCTTATGCCACTTATGATGATTGTGCTTAATTTAACTTCTGTAGCAATTATTTGGTTTGGCGGTATTCGTATTAGCAACGGACATATGCAGGTAGGGGATTTAATGGCTTTTATTCAGTACGCCATGCAAATTATGTTCTCACTTATGATGGTTTCGATGATGTTTGTGATGATTCCACGTGCTTCTGTTTCTGCTGTTCGGATAAACGAGGTACTTGATATGATGGCAGATATTAAGGACCCCGTTCAAGAGGTATCCGGCAATGGCAGAAAGGGTCTAGTTAAATTTCAAAATGTAGATTTCAGCTATCCAGGTGCGGAAATTCCAGCTCTTTCAAATATCTCCTTTACAATGAAACCAGGAGAAATGACAGCTGTTATAGGCGGAACAGGCTCTGGGAAATCAACTCTTATCAACTTAATTCCGCGGTTTTACGATACATCCAGTGGTAAGGTCCTTATAGACGGTGTTGATGTTAAGGATATGAACCAAAAGCTGGTACGTGAAAAAATCGGCTTCGTACCGCAACAGGCTGTTCTTTTCACAGGAACGATTGCAGAAAATATTCGTTACGGTAAGGAAGATGCGACAGATGATGAAGTAAGGCATGCTGCAGAAATTTCTCAGGCAGCTGATTTTATTAATAGTATGACTGATGGGTATGAATCCATCATTGCACAAGGAGGAACGAATGTTTCAGGTGGCCAAAAGCAGCGGCTATCAATTGCACGTGCATTGGTAAGAAAACCGAAAATATATATCTTTGATGATAGTTTTTCCGCATTGGATTTCAAAACGGACGCAAAGCTACGTGCTGCCTTGAAGAATGAAACGGTGGACTCTACGGTGCTAATTGTTGCTCAACGGGTAAGCACAGTTATGAATGCAGACCAAATCATCGTCCTAGATAATGGGGTAATTTCGGAAATCGGCACCCATAAGGATCTGATGAAATCAAGTTCGGTTTACCGGGAGATTGTCATGTCACAGATGTCTGAGGAGGAAAGCGCCTAA
- a CDS encoding ABC transporter ATP-binding protein, which translates to MSKDNKNQKHGPLGGGFGPHGMLPVQKAKDFKGTLKKLIGYLKPFKFKLLAVLIAAIFSTVFAIVSPKIMGKATTKLFEGLMMKLNDVPGAKIDFDYIGQIVLLLIGLYILSAAFSYIQQFIMAGVAQKTVYNLRKEVAEKLNRLPLKYFDSRTHGEILSRAVNDVDNISNTLQQSLTQLITSVVTIIGVIVMMLTISPLMTLIVLLTLPLSVVAIANIAKKSQLYFKGQQKALGNLNGHVEEMYTGHKIIKVFGHEKKSLEDFEEINEKLYESGFKAQFISGIIMPIMMFINNIGYVLVSVVGGILVTKKAIEIGDIQAFIQYARQFSQPISQTANIANIIQSTIASAERVFEILDETEEVPETVTAKNLQKPRGDVLFEHVSFGYNEGEVLIDNMNIEVKQGQSVAIVGPTGAGKTTLINLLMRFYEINAGKIFIDSVDITDMKRDHLRKLFGMVLQDTWLFNSTIRDNIAYGREGATEKEVYEAAKAANADHFIRTLPDGYDTIINEEASNISQGQKQLLTIARAILADPTILILDEATSSVDTRTEVQIQKAMNHLMKGRTSFVIAHRLSTIRDADLILVMNNGSVIEKGNHAELLEKDGFYAELYNSQFTGNIKDAG; encoded by the coding sequence ATGAGTAAAGATAATAAAAATCAAAAGCACGGCCCGTTAGGCGGTGGATTTGGGCCTCATGGAATGTTGCCCGTTCAAAAAGCTAAGGATTTTAAAGGTACCCTAAAAAAACTAATCGGCTACTTAAAACCCTTTAAATTTAAGTTATTAGCTGTATTAATTGCTGCCATTTTTAGTACCGTGTTTGCAATTGTTAGCCCAAAAATTATGGGTAAGGCAACAACAAAGCTATTTGAAGGATTAATGATGAAGCTTAACGATGTACCAGGAGCTAAAATCGATTTTGACTATATTGGTCAAATTGTCCTCCTATTAATTGGACTTTATATCTTAAGTGCAGCATTCTCATATATTCAGCAATTTATTATGGCGGGAGTAGCGCAAAAAACGGTTTACAACCTGCGGAAAGAAGTAGCTGAAAAACTGAATCGTTTACCGCTTAAATATTTTGATTCCCGAACACATGGTGAAATTCTAAGCCGAGCTGTGAATGATGTTGATAATATTAGTAATACGTTACAACAGAGTTTAACACAGCTGATTACATCAGTTGTTACAATCATCGGTGTGATTGTGATGATGCTTACGATTAGTCCACTTATGACCCTAATTGTACTTCTGACACTTCCCCTCAGTGTGGTTGCAATAGCAAATATTGCAAAAAAATCACAACTGTATTTTAAAGGGCAGCAAAAGGCACTTGGTAATCTTAATGGCCATGTTGAAGAAATGTATACGGGCCACAAAATTATAAAGGTGTTTGGTCATGAGAAGAAGTCACTCGAAGACTTTGAAGAAATTAATGAAAAACTTTACGAATCTGGCTTTAAGGCTCAATTTATCTCGGGTATCATTATGCCCATCATGATGTTCATAAATAATATTGGTTATGTTCTTGTTTCAGTGGTCGGAGGGATATTGGTTACGAAAAAGGCGATTGAAATAGGAGACATTCAAGCATTTATTCAATATGCAAGACAATTTTCACAGCCTATTTCACAGACAGCTAATATAGCAAATATCATTCAGTCAACGATTGCTAGTGCTGAGCGTGTATTCGAAATACTTGACGAAACAGAGGAGGTTCCAGAAACAGTAACTGCTAAGAATCTACAAAAACCAAGAGGAGATGTACTCTTCGAACATGTTTCCTTTGGCTATAACGAAGGAGAGGTTTTAATCGATAACATGAATATCGAGGTAAAACAAGGGCAAAGTGTAGCGATTGTTGGGCCAACAGGCGCAGGCAAAACAACGTTAATCAATTTATTGATGCGCTTTTATGAAATAAATGCTGGGAAGATCTTCATTGATAGTGTTGATATTACCGATATGAAACGTGATCATCTCCGTAAATTATTCGGTATGGTCTTGCAAGATACATGGCTTTTCAATAGTACAATACGTGATAATATTGCTTACGGCAGGGAAGGGGCTACGGAAAAAGAGGTTTATGAAGCCGCAAAAGCTGCAAATGCTGACCATTTTATTCGTACCTTGCCAGATGGCTATGACACCATTATAAATGAAGAAGCCTCAAATATTTCTCAAGGTCAAAAGCAATTATTGACGATTGCACGGGCGATTTTAGCCGATCCAACTATATTAATCCTTGATGAAGCAACAAGCAGTGTTGATACTCGAACAGAAGTGCAAATTCAAAAAGCAATGAATCACTTGATGAAAGGGCGAACAAGCTTTGTTATTGCACATCGGTTGTCAACAATTCGTGATGCTGATCTAATCCTAGTAATGAATAATGGCAGTGTGATTGAAAAGGGAAATCATGCTGAACTACTTGAAAAAGACGGTTTTTATGCGGAATTGTATAACAGCCAATTTACTGGAAATATTAAGGATGCAGGTTAA
- the xerS gene encoding tyrosine recombinase XerS, with amino-acid sequence MSNQIKQQTYKKMQTVLSELPWYVEEYINHKTRKLSAASLLNYCHDYKIFFNWMISESLWDGQLKDIPLDRLEKLTVLEVDGFLNFLHYQLNNKEITVNRKLSALKSLFNYLQNIAETQELTSYINRNVMAKMEFNELKDSMETKANKMEGKILLGEEYEKFRAFIAYDYGELNKDNKKIYNFYKFNQERDTAIVSLILGSGLRLSELVNLDMDDIDFSKYSARVIRKGNKEQYVYFSQIAMNDLQEYLAIRATKYQVDKNNKALFISAPMGPKGKSRRLTARSVENLVGKYATAFGKPSLSVHKLRHSFATRYHSEINDVPKLRRQLGHSSIQTTMIYTHIRNDDLKSAVDKMDMPKDE; translated from the coding sequence TTGAGCAATCAGATAAAGCAGCAAACATATAAAAAAATGCAAACAGTACTTAGCGAGCTACCATGGTATGTTGAAGAATACATAAATCATAAGACACGAAAACTTTCGGCAGCTTCGTTACTAAATTATTGTCATGATTATAAAATCTTCTTTAACTGGATGATTAGTGAGAGTCTATGGGATGGCCAATTAAAGGATATCCCTCTTGATCGATTAGAAAAATTGACGGTCCTTGAGGTGGATGGTTTTCTAAACTTCCTCCATTATCAATTAAATAACAAAGAAATTACCGTGAATCGTAAATTATCTGCTCTAAAGTCCCTATTTAATTATCTTCAAAACATTGCTGAAACACAAGAGTTAACGTCGTATATTAATAGGAATGTAATGGCGAAAATGGAATTTAATGAACTGAAAGACAGCATGGAAACAAAAGCTAATAAAATGGAAGGCAAGATCTTGCTCGGAGAAGAATATGAGAAGTTTCGGGCATTTATTGCGTATGATTATGGGGAATTAAACAAGGATAACAAAAAAATCTATAACTTTTATAAGTTTAATCAAGAGCGAGATACGGCCATTGTTTCGTTAATTCTTGGATCTGGTCTACGTCTTTCGGAGCTTGTTAACTTGGATATGGATGATATCGATTTTAGTAAGTATTCAGCTAGAGTCATTAGAAAAGGTAACAAGGAACAATATGTTTACTTTAGCCAGATTGCTATGAATGATCTTCAAGAATACCTAGCGATTCGAGCAACTAAATACCAGGTTGATAAAAATAACAAAGCGTTGTTCATTTCTGCTCCAATGGGTCCGAAAGGAAAATCCAGAAGACTGACAGCAAGATCAGTAGAAAACTTAGTTGGAAAATACGCAACTGCATTTGGAAAACCGTCCTTATCAGTGCATAAGTTACGACATTCCTTTGCAACACGTTATCACTCAGAAATCAACGATGTCCCCAAACTAAGGCGACAGTTGGGCCATTCGTCGATACAAACAACGATGATCTATACTCACATTAGAAATGATGATCTAAAAAGTGCTGTAGATAAGATGGATATGCCAAAAGATGAATAA